In a genomic window of Mycolicibacterium neoaurum VKM Ac-1815D:
- a CDS encoding SDR family oxidoreductase: MNSIADKVVAITGASSGIGAATARRLAGRGCAVALGARRTERLDEVAAELRAAGGRAAAVAVDVTRADDLQRLVASAVSEFGRLDVLVSNAGIGPISPLTDRRRGDWDAMIDVNLRGVLHGIDAALPVFEEQGRGHFVTIVSTAGLKIVPTMAVYAATKNAVRTVLEGLRQESTDGTLKTTAISPGYVRTEFGDSITDPDIRAEIDDGMQAFALDPDAIARTVEFAIDQPWEVEIGELVIRPTVQG; encoded by the coding sequence ATGAATTCAATCGCCGACAAGGTCGTGGCGATCACCGGCGCCAGCAGCGGTATCGGCGCCGCCACCGCACGGCGGCTCGCCGGCCGCGGTTGCGCCGTCGCCCTCGGCGCGCGCCGCACCGAGCGGCTCGACGAAGTGGCCGCGGAGCTGCGTGCGGCGGGAGGCCGGGCCGCCGCCGTTGCCGTCGATGTCACCCGAGCCGACGATCTGCAGCGCCTGGTGGCCTCGGCGGTGTCGGAGTTCGGCCGCCTCGACGTCCTGGTCAGCAACGCCGGAATCGGCCCGATCTCACCGCTGACCGATCGGCGTCGTGGCGACTGGGACGCCATGATCGACGTCAACCTGCGCGGTGTGTTGCACGGTATCGACGCCGCCCTACCCGTGTTCGAGGAGCAGGGCCGCGGCCACTTCGTCACCATCGTCTCGACCGCGGGCCTCAAGATCGTGCCGACCATGGCGGTGTATGCCGCCACCAAGAACGCCGTTCGCACCGTACTGGAGGGCCTGCGCCAGGAGTCCACCGACGGGACGCTGAAGACCACGGCCATCTCACCGGGGTATGTGCGCACCGAGTTCGGCGATTCCATCACCGACCCGGACATCCGCGCCGAGATCGACGACGGAATGCAGGCTTTCGCGCTCGATCCCGATGCGATCGCCAGAACCGTCGAGTTCGCGATCGACCAGCCCTGGGAGGTCGAGATCGGAGAACTGGTGATCCGCCCGACCGTCCAGGGTTAG
- a CDS encoding nucleoside deaminase has translation MTPEMMLDVAVEEARKGLAEGGIPIGAALFTRDGVLLGSGHNRRVQNDDPSVHGETDAFRNAGRQRDYRSTVMVTTLSPCWYCSGLVRQFNIGAVVIGEAKTFSGGHDWLAENGVQVTLLEDERCVSMMAEFITARPELWNEDIGVAE, from the coding sequence GTGACCCCGGAGATGATGCTCGACGTCGCCGTCGAGGAGGCGCGAAAAGGATTGGCCGAGGGCGGAATCCCGATCGGCGCGGCCCTGTTCACCCGCGACGGTGTGTTGCTCGGTAGCGGACACAACCGGCGGGTCCAGAACGACGACCCGTCGGTGCACGGCGAGACCGACGCCTTCCGCAATGCCGGGCGGCAACGCGACTACCGGTCCACGGTGATGGTCACGACGCTCTCGCCCTGCTGGTACTGCAGCGGTCTGGTGCGTCAGTTCAACATCGGCGCGGTGGTCATCGGGGAGGCCAAGACCTTCTCCGGCGGGCACGACTGGCTTGCCGAGAACGGCGTGCAGGTGACGCTGCTGGAAGACGAGCGGTGTGTGTCGATGATGGCGGAGTTCATCACCGCCCGGCCGGAACTGTGGAACGAAGATATCGGAGTGGCTGAATGA
- a CDS encoding purine-cytosine permease family protein, whose amino-acid sequence MTAAEPTTDGSYRDRIVAVEPGGNEFIAEADRHGRPSQLLWTWASPNLEFATIFLGVLAVSYFGMTFWQAVAGIVVGAGLGAVAHFFLSARGPQLGVPQMVIGRLSFGYRGNAVPSTLMAITAGVGWFATNSISAAFALATLFGIAPVWALVLVVIVQTALAFFGHNLVQAFERWAFPVLAVIFAITAVVIMSKADLGAPAVEGGVGGIGGFLLTVGATFGYVAGWTPYAADFSRYLPSTVSPVRTGLLAASGLFLASSVLAIVGAASVTIVTNASSDNPADVFTSSLPGALAAATLLAIAIGAVAANAINVYSAGMAFVTTGVKLPVHIARATATVFFGIAGFLVAWWALADAAASYEAFLLLIAYWVGPWLGVVFADQYLRRGQRVDGFLYDHSYSNWPGLLSFLIGLVVSFLLFCNQELFVGFVVRAVPDLGDIGFFVGFLLAAGSYLVLCRAKIAAERVPA is encoded by the coding sequence ATGACAGCGGCCGAACCCACCACCGACGGTAGCTACCGGGACCGGATCGTCGCGGTCGAACCCGGTGGCAACGAGTTCATCGCAGAGGCCGATCGCCATGGCAGGCCCAGTCAGCTGCTGTGGACCTGGGCGTCGCCGAATCTGGAATTCGCCACCATCTTCCTGGGCGTGCTGGCGGTCTCCTACTTCGGCATGACGTTCTGGCAGGCGGTCGCGGGCATCGTGGTCGGTGCCGGGCTCGGCGCGGTGGCGCACTTCTTCCTGTCCGCGCGCGGCCCGCAGCTCGGGGTGCCGCAGATGGTCATCGGACGGTTGTCCTTCGGATACCGGGGCAACGCGGTGCCATCGACGCTGATGGCGATCACCGCCGGCGTCGGCTGGTTTGCGACCAACAGCATCAGCGCGGCCTTCGCGTTGGCGACACTGTTCGGCATCGCCCCGGTGTGGGCGCTGGTTCTGGTGGTCATCGTGCAGACCGCGTTGGCCTTCTTCGGGCACAACCTGGTGCAGGCCTTCGAGCGGTGGGCGTTCCCGGTGCTGGCGGTCATCTTCGCGATCACCGCGGTTGTCATCATGAGCAAGGCCGACCTGGGTGCACCCGCTGTCGAGGGCGGCGTCGGTGGGATCGGCGGTTTTCTGCTGACGGTCGGTGCCACCTTCGGCTATGTGGCCGGCTGGACGCCCTATGCCGCCGATTTCAGCCGCTATCTGCCCAGCACCGTGTCGCCGGTGCGCACCGGGCTGCTCGCCGCGAGCGGGCTGTTCCTCGCCAGTTCGGTGCTGGCGATCGTCGGGGCGGCGTCGGTCACCATCGTCACCAACGCGAGTTCGGACAATCCGGCCGACGTCTTCACCAGTTCGCTGCCCGGCGCGCTGGCCGCCGCCACCCTGCTGGCCATCGCGATCGGTGCCGTGGCCGCCAACGCCATCAACGTCTATTCGGCCGGGATGGCGTTCGTCACCACCGGCGTGAAACTGCCGGTGCACATCGCCCGGGCGACGGCGACGGTCTTCTTCGGCATCGCGGGCTTTCTGGTGGCGTGGTGGGCATTGGCCGATGCCGCGGCAAGTTATGAGGCCTTCCTTTTGCTCATCGCCTACTGGGTGGGTCCCTGGCTCGGCGTGGTGTTCGCCGACCAGTACCTGCGCCGCGGGCAGCGGGTGGATGGATTCCTCTATGACCACTCCTATTCGAATTGGCCGGGACTACTGTCGTTCCTGATCGGTCTGGTGGTCTCGTTCCTGCTGTTCTGTAATCAGGAGTTGTTCGTGGGGTTTGTCGTTCGGGCGGTGCCCGATCTGGGTGATATCGGTTTCTTCGTGGGCTTCCTGCTGGCCGCGGGCAGCTATCTCGTGCTGTGCCGTGCCAAGATCGCCGCCGAGCGGGTGCCTGCGTGA
- a CDS encoding TetR/AcrR family transcriptional regulator yields the protein MAERTDAARSRSAIIDAARRLVTEPGELKLSAVARAAGVGQATLYRHFATRDDLMRALYDDEIDELVSLAYALVEQQPPVAALRKWFGHLAAYARVKFGVMAAVEASVWRDIASRTPGKLGDALGALLAAGREAGVLRADVDARDVILLSWFLAHVDPDEWAERTPRLLGVLLDGLSVQQVGSGAAEPGQ from the coding sequence ATGGCCGAGCGCACCGACGCCGCGCGCAGCCGGTCGGCCATCATCGATGCCGCGCGGCGGCTGGTCACCGAACCCGGTGAACTGAAGCTGAGCGCCGTCGCGCGGGCCGCCGGTGTCGGCCAGGCCACGCTGTACCGACATTTCGCCACCCGAGATGATCTGATGCGCGCGCTCTACGACGACGAGATCGACGAATTGGTCTCGTTGGCATACGCATTGGTCGAACAGCAGCCGCCCGTGGCGGCGCTGCGGAAGTGGTTCGGGCACCTCGCCGCGTACGCCAGGGTGAAGTTCGGTGTGATGGCCGCGGTCGAGGCGTCGGTGTGGCGAGACATCGCCTCGCGCACGCCGGGCAAACTCGGTGACGCTCTCGGCGCCCTGCTCGCCGCCGGGCGTGAGGCCGGCGTTCTGCGCGCTGATGTCGACGCCCGCGATGTCATCCTGCTGTCCTGGTTCCTCGCCCACGTCGACCCCGACGAGTGGGCCGAACGCACACCACGCCTGCTGGGCGTGCTGCTCGACGGGCTGTCCGTGCAGCAGGTGGGCAGCGGTGCCGCGGAGCCCGGTCAGTAG
- a CDS encoding Cmx/CmrA family chloramphenicol efflux MFS transporter encodes MSRTLYLLALAVFAMGTSEFMLAGLVPDIAADLGIPVGAAGLLTSLFAAGMVIGAPVMAACARRFPVRTSLTTFLLVFAAAHVAGAATTSFPLLLGTRVLAALANAGFLAVGLRAATASVAADRRGHALAVLLAGTTLAMVLGVPAGALLGILLGWRATFWAVALLCAPALIGIVAGIRSGPQPEPERVSLRTELAQLRSPALAAVMVLAAAVNGATFAAFTFLAPVVTDTAGLDRSWITVALMLFGIGSYLGVRLAGQLSDDRPGTVMFTGGPLLVLGWVLLGTWAGHPWVLLVLVFGQGVLSFAVGTTLITRVLYAASGAPTMAGSYATAALNLGAVCGPAVAGLTLTSPAGPLGPVWTAAVLSTAGVVCALLAPHLVAGPRGGSPTAR; translated from the coding sequence ATGTCTCGTACCCTCTATCTACTTGCCCTGGCCGTATTCGCCATGGGCACTTCGGAATTCATGCTCGCGGGCCTGGTGCCCGATATCGCCGCCGATCTCGGCATCCCGGTCGGCGCAGCCGGTCTGCTGACCTCGCTGTTCGCCGCCGGTATGGTGATCGGCGCACCGGTGATGGCGGCCTGCGCCCGCCGATTCCCGGTCCGCACGAGCCTGACCACCTTTCTGCTGGTCTTCGCGGCCGCTCATGTGGCCGGCGCGGCGACCACCAGCTTCCCCCTGCTGCTGGGTACCCGGGTGCTCGCCGCCCTGGCCAATGCCGGGTTCCTGGCGGTGGGACTGCGGGCGGCCACCGCCTCGGTCGCGGCCGACCGCCGGGGGCATGCGCTGGCGGTCCTGCTCGCCGGTACGACGTTGGCGATGGTGCTCGGCGTGCCCGCAGGGGCACTGCTCGGAATCCTTCTCGGTTGGCGAGCCACGTTCTGGGCGGTGGCACTGTTGTGTGCGCCCGCCCTCATCGGCATCGTCGCCGGGATCCGCAGCGGCCCGCAACCCGAGCCTGAACGGGTCTCGCTGCGCACGGAGTTGGCCCAACTCCGCTCCCCCGCGTTGGCTGCGGTGATGGTGCTCGCCGCCGCCGTGAACGGTGCGACCTTCGCGGCGTTCACGTTCCTGGCGCCCGTGGTGACCGACACGGCCGGGCTGGACCGCTCGTGGATCACCGTGGCGCTCATGCTTTTCGGGATCGGTTCATACCTGGGGGTGCGGCTGGCCGGCCAGTTGTCCGATGACCGGCCCGGCACCGTGATGTTCACCGGCGGACCGCTTTTGGTTCTGGGCTGGGTCTTGCTCGGGACCTGGGCTGGACATCCGTGGGTGCTGCTCGTCCTGGTGTTCGGCCAGGGTGTGCTGTCCTTCGCGGTGGGCACCACGCTGATCACCCGCGTGCTCTATGCCGCGTCCGGAGCACCGACGATGGCCGGTTCGTACGCGACGGCCGCGCTCAACCTCGGCGCGGTGTGCGGGCCCGCCGTAGCCGGGCTGACATTGACCAGCCCCGCCGGCCCCCTCGGGCCGGTGTGGACCGCGGCCGTGTTGTCCACGGCCGGGGTCGTGTGTGCGCTGCTCGCGCCGCACCTGGTGGCCGGGCCTAGAGGCGGCTCTCCAACCGCGCGGTGA
- a CDS encoding cation:proton antiporter, which yields MELILVVVGAIVVTAIAHRRGLEPALIIVMVGIAVSFAPDFEPPELDSHILLTVVLPPLLYSAALNFSFPTFLRNIRPILGLGVGLVVISAFTVAAVSAWLVLVPLTFATALVLGAIVAPPDAVTAVAVGRKLGLPKKVMAILTGESLINDAAALTLFSIAVAQVAGTRTFIDNPVLLFAYSAVVGPVVGALLGWITLWIRRRLANPGLETVQGLVVPFAAFIVAEELHASGVLAVVVAGFVVGSGTLSAGYQTRLQERYVWNSVDVLLEAFVFAYIGLHLRFVLQDLQEAHESLTQVAIASAIVLVLVLVIRPVSVFLMFGRSKLARHVEAKWSVPVPDTGRGTTRDRPLAKWRSRIDRRSLSWQENVVVSWTGMRGVVTLAAAAAIPATTIDGEPFPERATIQAIAFVVSVGTLLIQGSTLPWLIRRLHLSRFNDDHADDRAEEIKAEQVVQRAADDVLADFHAHPPAGINQELVAEIRAVIARHAQDADEMPDPGAPTKRAEVFSTVYRAVLGAQRAALIAELEDGRIEDEAVRAMLERLDLQEASVTARLESRL from the coding sequence GTGGAGTTGATTCTCGTCGTCGTCGGGGCCATCGTCGTGACCGCCATCGCGCATCGGCGCGGGTTGGAACCCGCCCTGATCATCGTGATGGTCGGCATTGCCGTGTCGTTCGCGCCGGATTTCGAACCGCCCGAGCTGGACTCGCACATCCTGCTCACGGTGGTGCTGCCGCCCTTGCTGTATTCGGCGGCACTGAACTTCTCCTTCCCGACCTTCCTGCGCAACATCCGGCCGATCCTCGGCCTCGGGGTGGGCCTGGTGGTGATCAGCGCGTTCACCGTGGCGGCGGTGTCGGCGTGGCTGGTGCTGGTGCCGCTGACCTTCGCCACCGCACTGGTGCTGGGGGCGATCGTCGCGCCGCCGGACGCGGTGACCGCCGTCGCCGTGGGCCGCAAGCTCGGGCTGCCGAAGAAGGTGATGGCGATCCTCACCGGGGAGAGCCTGATCAACGATGCCGCCGCGCTGACGTTGTTCAGCATCGCGGTGGCCCAGGTGGCCGGTACCCGCACGTTCATCGACAATCCGGTGCTGCTGTTCGCCTACAGCGCCGTGGTGGGACCGGTCGTCGGTGCGCTGCTCGGGTGGATCACCCTGTGGATCCGCCGGCGGCTGGCCAACCCCGGCCTGGAGACGGTGCAGGGTCTGGTGGTCCCGTTCGCCGCATTCATCGTGGCCGAGGAGCTGCACGCCTCGGGTGTGCTGGCGGTCGTGGTGGCCGGGTTCGTCGTCGGCAGCGGGACATTGTCGGCCGGCTATCAGACCAGACTGCAGGAACGCTACGTGTGGAACTCCGTCGACGTCCTGCTGGAAGCGTTCGTCTTCGCCTACATCGGCCTGCATCTGCGGTTCGTGCTGCAGGATCTGCAGGAGGCACACGAATCACTGACACAGGTCGCTATCGCCTCGGCGATCGTGCTGGTGCTGGTCCTGGTGATCCGCCCGGTGTCGGTGTTCCTGATGTTCGGGCGCAGCAAGCTCGCCCGCCACGTCGAGGCGAAATGGAGTGTCCCGGTACCCGATACCGGCCGCGGCACGACGCGGGACCGGCCGCTGGCGAAGTGGCGCTCCCGGATCGACCGCCGCTCGCTGAGCTGGCAGGAGAACGTGGTGGTCTCCTGGACCGGGATGCGCGGGGTGGTCACCCTGGCGGCCGCCGCCGCCATCCCGGCCACCACGATCGACGGTGAGCCCTTCCCCGAGCGCGCCACCATCCAGGCCATCGCGTTCGTGGTCAGCGTCGGGACGCTGCTGATCCAAGGGTCGACGCTGCCATGGCTGATCCGGCGGCTGCACCTGTCGCGATTCAACGACGACCACGCCGACGACCGGGCCGAGGAGATCAAGGCCGAGCAGGTGGTCCAGCGGGCCGCCGACGATGTGCTTGCCGATTTTCACGCCCACCCGCCGGCGGGGATCAACCAGGAACTGGTCGCCGAGATCCGCGCCGTCATCGCCCGGCACGCGCAGGACGCCGACGAGATGCCCGATCCCGGTGCGCCCACCAAACGGGCCGAGGTGTTCTCGACGGTTTACCGGGCGGTGCTCGGTGCCCAGCGGGCCGCGCTGATCGCCGAGCTCGAAGACGGTCGCATCGAGGACGAGGCCGTGCGCGCCATGCTCGAACGCCTCGATCTGCAGGAGGCCAGTGTCACCGCGCGGTTGGAGAGCCGCCTCTAG
- a CDS encoding serine hydrolase domain-containing protein produces the protein MHRSPVVSPTVSVNGICVQDFTGVRDAFERNFSERGDIGAAVAVWVDGDLVVNLWGGSADAAGTRPWRSDTLASIYSGSKGLTSTCIHLLADRGELDLDAPVARYWPEFGQAGKENITVAMVLAHRSGVIGPRHRLRPEQTLDWDGVCARIAGSPPWWEPGTAQGYHMVTFGFILGELVRRVTGRTLGRYLRTEIAEPLGIDVHVGLPAAEHHRCAEMINKPHIRDVLAGGGAPGQPARLDEHPMAGLAVAMGFVPDDELGSTDIDSWRAAEFPGTNSHVSAHGLATFYNALAQEKLLSRELMERVRVSQGGFDTDVVLGARVADHGWGLGYMLNQRGVAGPNTAIFGHGGSGGSFAFVDLEHRIGYSYVMNYFDATKCNADPRTLALSDEVYIALGVKKA, from the coding sequence GTGCACCGCTCCCCCGTCGTGTCACCCACCGTGTCCGTGAACGGCATCTGCGTCCAGGATTTCACCGGCGTGCGCGATGCCTTCGAACGGAACTTCAGCGAGCGCGGTGACATCGGTGCCGCGGTCGCGGTCTGGGTCGACGGCGATCTGGTGGTCAACCTCTGGGGTGGCAGCGCCGACGCGGCGGGGACGCGGCCCTGGCGGTCCGACACGTTGGCCAGCATCTACTCCGGGTCCAAGGGTCTGACGAGTACCTGCATCCACCTGCTGGCCGACCGCGGCGAGCTCGACCTGGACGCGCCGGTCGCCCGGTACTGGCCGGAGTTCGGCCAGGCCGGCAAGGAGAACATCACCGTCGCGATGGTGCTGGCCCACCGGTCCGGGGTGATCGGGCCGCGGCATCGGCTGCGTCCGGAACAGACGCTCGACTGGGACGGCGTGTGCGCGCGGATCGCCGGGTCGCCACCGTGGTGGGAACCGGGTACCGCGCAGGGATATCACATGGTGACGTTCGGCTTCATCCTCGGCGAGCTGGTGCGCCGGGTCACCGGGCGCACCCTGGGCAGGTATCTGCGCACCGAGATCGCCGAGCCGCTCGGTATCGACGTGCACGTCGGACTGCCCGCCGCCGAGCACCACCGATGCGCGGAGATGATCAACAAGCCCCACATCCGCGACGTGCTGGCCGGCGGTGGCGCGCCGGGGCAGCCGGCCCGCCTTGACGAACACCCGATGGCCGGGCTCGCCGTGGCCATGGGATTCGTGCCCGACGACGAGCTGGGTTCGACCGATATCGACAGCTGGCGCGCCGCGGAATTCCCGGGCACCAACAGCCACGTCAGCGCGCACGGTCTCGCGACGTTCTACAACGCACTGGCCCAGGAGAAGCTGCTCAGCCGCGAACTGATGGAGCGGGTTCGGGTGTCCCAGGGCGGATTCGACACCGATGTCGTCCTCGGCGCCCGGGTCGCCGACCACGGGTGGGGCCTGGGTTACATGCTCAACCAACGCGGTGTGGCCGGGCCGAACACCGCGATCTTCGGCCACGGCGGTTCCGGTGGGTCGTTCGCCTTCGTCGACCTGGAACACCGCATCGGCTACTCGTATGTGATGAACTATTTCGACGCCACGAAATGCAATGCCGACCCGCGCACGCTGGCGCTGTCCGACGAGGTCTATATCGCGCTCGGCGTGAAAAAGGCCTGA
- a CDS encoding DUF1542 domain-containing protein produces the protein MNGVLVILIVLVIAAIAFVVFNSSQANDRKAAESLSDAKADARRVIERLGGQVLNITGNDDASKQAMADASERYTAASSQIDQATTAKQAELAKESAIEGLYYVRAARTAMGMDPGPELESLAGQRTAGAVTEDRRVEFEGRQIEASPTPSERTPNYYPGGRVAGRPVPAGWYSEPWWKPALVAGAWGLGSAMLFSAMFSGMSGVGYDAQAFESGYGDGFQDGLAQGELGDGGGMDQSGWDGGDQGGWDSGGWDSGGWDGGGDFGGGDFGGFDF, from the coding sequence ATGAACGGCGTACTCGTCATCCTCATCGTGCTCGTCATCGCGGCGATCGCCTTCGTCGTGTTCAACTCGTCGCAGGCCAACGACCGCAAGGCCGCCGAGTCACTGTCCGATGCGAAGGCCGACGCGCGCCGGGTGATCGAACGCCTCGGCGGGCAGGTGCTCAACATCACCGGCAACGACGATGCCTCCAAGCAGGCGATGGCGGACGCCTCCGAGCGGTACACCGCCGCGTCCTCGCAGATCGACCAGGCCACCACCGCCAAGCAGGCCGAGCTGGCCAAGGAGAGCGCCATCGAGGGCCTGTACTACGTGCGCGCCGCGCGCACCGCGATGGGCATGGATCCGGGTCCGGAGCTGGAATCCCTTGCCGGACAACGCACCGCCGGTGCCGTCACCGAGGATCGCCGCGTCGAGTTCGAGGGCAGGCAGATCGAGGCTTCCCCGACACCGTCGGAGCGCACCCCGAATTACTATCCGGGCGGGCGCGTCGCGGGACGTCCGGTGCCCGCGGGCTGGTACTCCGAGCCGTGGTGGAAGCCGGCCCTGGTGGCCGGCGCCTGGGGTCTCGGTTCGGCCATGTTGTTCAGTGCCATGTTCAGCGGGATGTCCGGTGTCGGTTACGACGCGCAGGCGTTCGAATCCGGTTACGGCGACGGGTTCCAGGACGGCCTGGCCCAGGGTGAGCTCGGCGATGGCGGCGGTATGGACCAGAGCGGCTGGGATGGCGGGGACCAGGGCGGCTGGGATTCCGGCGGCTGGGATTCCGGCGGCTGGGACGGCGGGGGCGATTTCGGCGGTGGCGATTTCGGCGGGTTCGACTTCTAG
- a CDS encoding Fpg/Nei family DNA glycosylase — translation MPEGHTLHRLARLHQKRFGRAPVVVASPQGRFTEGAAAVSGRVLRTADAWGKHLFHHYDGGAVVHVHLGLYGSFTEAPLGEDGALPAPVGAVRMRMVGADHYTDLRGPTACEVIDDGGVDDVLARLGPDPLRSDADPELAWQRITKSCRTIGGLLMDQKVMAGVGNVYRSELLFRHGIDPYRPGTHIGGDEFEDMWTDLVALMKVGVRRGKIVVVRPEHDRGAPSYREGRPRTYVYRRTGEPCRVCGTPVRTAELEARNVFWCPTCQS, via the coding sequence ATGCCGGAGGGCCACACGCTGCATCGGCTGGCCCGGCTGCACCAGAAGCGGTTCGGCCGGGCCCCGGTCGTGGTGGCCAGCCCGCAGGGTCGCTTCACCGAGGGTGCGGCCGCCGTCTCCGGCCGGGTGCTGCGTACCGCCGATGCCTGGGGTAAGCACCTGTTCCACCATTACGACGGCGGTGCGGTGGTGCATGTCCACCTCGGCCTGTACGGCAGCTTCACCGAGGCACCGCTCGGCGAGGACGGCGCACTGCCCGCGCCGGTGGGTGCGGTGCGGATGCGAATGGTCGGTGCCGACCACTACACCGATCTGCGTGGACCGACGGCGTGTGAGGTGATCGACGACGGGGGAGTCGATGATGTACTCGCCCGGCTCGGCCCCGACCCGCTGCGCTCCGATGCCGATCCCGAGTTGGCATGGCAGCGAATCACCAAGTCGTGCCGCACCATCGGCGGGCTGCTGATGGATCAGAAGGTGATGGCCGGGGTCGGCAATGTCTACCGCAGCGAGCTGCTGTTCCGCCACGGGATCGACCCGTACCGGCCCGGCACCCATATCGGCGGCGACGAGTTCGAGGACATGTGGACCGACCTCGTCGCGCTGATGAAGGTCGGGGTGCGCCGCGGCAAGATCGTCGTCGTCCGTCCCGAACACGATCGCGGCGCGCCCTCCTATCGCGAGGGCAGGCCGCGCACCTACGTCTACCGCCGCACCGGCGAGCCATGCCGGGTGTGCGGCACACCGGTGCGCACCGCCGAACTGGAGGCGCGCAACGTGTTCTGGTGCCCCACCTGCCAGAGCTGA
- a CDS encoding ribose-5-phosphate isomerase gives MRVYIGADHAGFEFKKTIIEHLRKSGHEPVDCGAYSYDADDDYPAFCIDTAVKTVADPDSLGIVLGGSGNGEQIAANKVPGARCALAWSVETAKLAREHNNAQLIGLGGRMHSEEEALAIVDAFLATPWSEAERHQRRIDILAAYEVDHVAPPVPGAPA, from the coding sequence ATGCGCGTCTACATCGGTGCCGACCATGCCGGGTTCGAGTTCAAGAAGACCATCATCGAGCACCTCAGGAAGAGTGGCCACGAGCCGGTCGACTGCGGCGCCTACAGCTATGACGCCGATGACGACTATCCGGCGTTCTGCATCGACACCGCGGTCAAGACGGTCGCCGACCCGGACAGCCTGGGCATCGTGCTCGGCGGATCGGGCAACGGCGAGCAGATCGCCGCGAACAAGGTGCCCGGTGCCCGCTGTGCGCTGGCGTGGAGCGTGGAGACCGCGAAGCTGGCCCGCGAGCACAACAACGCCCAGCTGATCGGCCTCGGTGGCCGCATGCACAGCGAGGAGGAGGCGCTCGCGATCGTCGATGCCTTCCTTGCCACCCCCTGGTCGGAGGCCGAACGCCACCAGCGTCGTATCGACATCCTGGCCGCCTACGAGGTCGACCACGTCGCACCGCCGGTACCCGGAGCTCCGGCCTGA
- a CDS encoding isopenicillin N synthase family dioxygenase encodes MSAIATVDLSRWYAGGADARALAAEVDEGLQRAGFIIVTGHGVDPGLAARVRAASREFFALPTEVKQRYSVPVGGHGWIGPGAEANAYAEGTETPPDLKESFSLGAETATGDPEIDRIWFAPNVWPAEVAQLQGLVDEYTTAMRTLSDDLLALFAAALGLSDNPFAALASTPTWTMNINHYPPVSVVGEPEPGQFRIGPHTDFGTVTVLDREPGAGGLQVYSEEAGWEDAPWEPGALTVNIGDLLEYWSGRRWPSGRHRVLPPQPHAPEEDLVSLIYFYEANHDALVTPLEPPIGRVAGLDPVTSADFIKERLDAITVG; translated from the coding sequence ATGAGTGCCATTGCAACCGTTGACCTTTCCCGCTGGTATGCCGGCGGTGCGGACGCGCGGGCGCTCGCCGCCGAGGTGGACGAGGGTCTGCAGCGGGCGGGCTTCATCATCGTCACCGGCCACGGTGTCGATCCCGGGTTGGCCGCGCGGGTGCGCGCCGCCAGCCGCGAGTTCTTCGCCCTGCCCACCGAGGTGAAGCAGCGCTATTCGGTGCCCGTCGGCGGGCACGGGTGGATCGGGCCGGGTGCGGAGGCCAACGCCTACGCCGAGGGCACCGAAACGCCGCCGGATCTGAAGGAGAGCTTCAGCCTGGGCGCGGAGACCGCGACCGGGGATCCGGAGATCGACCGAATCTGGTTCGCGCCCAACGTCTGGCCCGCCGAGGTGGCGCAGCTGCAGGGCCTTGTCGACGAGTACACCACCGCGATGCGCACGCTCTCCGATGACCTGCTCGCATTGTTCGCGGCAGCTCTCGGCCTGTCCGACAACCCGTTCGCAGCGCTGGCCAGCACACCGACGTGGACGATGAACATCAACCACTACCCGCCGGTCAGCGTGGTCGGTGAGCCGGAACCGGGCCAGTTCCGGATCGGCCCGCACACCGATTTCGGCACGGTCACCGTGCTCGACCGTGAACCCGGTGCCGGTGGCCTGCAGGTGTATTCGGAGGAAGCCGGCTGGGAGGATGCGCCGTGGGAACCCGGCGCGCTCACCGTCAACATCGGGGACCTGCTGGAGTACTGGAGCGGCCGACGCTGGCCCTCTGGTCGGCATCGCGTGCTGCCGCCGCAACCACACGCCCCCGAAGAGGATCTGGTATCGCTGATCTACTTCTACGAGGCCAATCACGACGCGCTGGTCACTCCGCTGGAGCCGCCCATCGGGCGGGTCGCGGGCCTGGATCCGGTGACCTCGGCCGATTTCATCAAGGAGCGCCTGGACGCCATCACGGTCGGCTAA